GCCGTACAGCACCAGGTAGGCCACCAGGCCGATGTAGACCCACAGGATCGAGCGGGTCACCGCGGCCAGCAGTGACAGCAGCGCGGTGGTGAACAGCAGGTTGGGAATGACGATGACCGCAAAGGTCCAGGCATAGCCCTGCCAACTGATCGGGCCCACGCGTTCGGGATCGACCCAGGGCATGAACGGCGCCAGCCACAGGCCGAACGCGATCACTACATAGACCAGCAGTCCAGCCGCCAGTGCTGCGGCGATGCGTCCGGCAAGATAGTCGCGGCGCTTCACCGGGCTGGCGAAGATCAGTTCGGCGGTGCCGAGCTCGAAGTCACGCAGCAGCGCATTGCTGACGAACAGCGCGGTGACAAGCATGCCAAGCAGGGTGAAGATGCCCAGCATCTGCGCGATCACCGTCGGCGCGTTGCTATGCACGTTGCCGGTGCCGCCACCGATCTGCACCGCATCGCTGGAGGCCGCGGCGAAGGCGAGCAGGGCGAACAGCCCGGCCAGCAGCCACAGCAGTGGGGAACGCAGCTGCTCGCGCAGCTCGAAGCGGAAGAAGTTGAAGATCATGGCGTGCTCCGCTCAGGCTGCCGCGCGGGCACGGGCCTGCAGGCGCAGGCGCTGGAAGTACACGTCCTCGAGATCGGGGGCCACGGCTGCGAAACCGTCGCCGGGGTCATTGGCGCTGTGTACGTGAATCACCGGGCGACCACCGACCAGGCGGGTGGACAGCACCACGTAGCGTGCCTCGTGGTCGGCCAGTTCCGAAGGATCGACCTGCTTGCGCCAGACCTGCTGCTGCAGCGCGTCGATGGCATCGGCCGGGCGCCCGGTCAGCAGCACCTGGCCCTTGTTCATGATCGCCATCGTCGGGCAGAGGTCGGTCACGTCCTCGACGATGTGGGTGGACAGGATCACCGCCACGTTCTCGCCGATGGCCGCCAACAGGTTGAGGAAGCGGTTGCGTTCCTCGGGATCGAGGCCGGCGGTGGGTTCGTCGACGATCACCAGCCGCGGGTCGCCGAGCAGTGCCTGGGCGATGCCGAAACGCTGACGCATGCCGCCGGAGTACGTGCCGAGCTTACGCTTGCGCGCGTCCCACAGATTCACCTGCTGCAGCAGACCATCGACCACTTCGCGGCGCTGGGCGCGCTGGGTCAGGCCCTTGAGCACCGCGAAATGCTCCAGCAGGTCCAGCGCACTGACCTTCGGGTACACGCCGAAATCCTGCGGCAGGTAGCCCAGCCGGCGGCGCACGGCGTCTTTGTCGCGCAGTACGTCGATCGGAGTTTCGCCGGGGATGCTGAGCACGGCCGAGCCGCTGTCGGCTTCCTGCAGGGTGGACAGGGTGCGCATCAACGAGGATTTGCCCGCGCCGTTCGGCCCGAGCAGGCCGAACATCCCGCGCGGGATGTCCAGGCTGACATTGTTGAGAGCATGCACGCCGTTGGCGTACGTCTTGGACAGCGAATCGATCTTCAGCATGCGACGTACACCTTTCCGTGGGCGATGTCTGCGCGTTATCCGCGCATCGGCTTCCGTGCGCATCCGCCGTTGGTCATGGGGGGAGAATTCCGCCGTCGCACGTTGAGGCGTGGCGGGAGGTCTGGTGGCGCTTACCGGCGCAGCGACGATTCCCGCACCACCAGCTTCACCGGGATGCTCTGGCTGTCCACCGGCTGCCGGCCGATCAGCGCCAGCAGGCGTTCCACCAGCAGCTGCCCGGCCTGCTTGGTGTCCTGCTGCACCGTGGTCAGCGCCGGGGATACCGAGGCGGCCAGCGGGATGTCGTCGAAACCGGTCACTGCCACGTCCTGCGGCACCCGCAGCCCGGCCTCGCGCAGGGCACGCATTGCGCCGATGGCGATCAGGTCGCTGGCCGCGCAGATCGCATCGATCGGCTCGCCGCGTGCCAGCAGCGCCTGGCAGGCCTCCTGGCCGGAGGCCTCGGTGGTGATCGCATCGTGCTGCAGCGCCGGTTCGGCGGCCAGGCCGTGTTCCTGCAACGCCGCCACATGGCCGCGGTAACGCTCCTGGAATTCCGGGTAGTGGCTGGATGCGTGGCCAAGGAAGGCGATGCGGCGGCAGCCCTGCTGCAGCAGGTGGGTGGTGATGTCGTGCCCGCCCTGGAAGTTGTCGCTGCCGATCGACACGCCGGGCTGGCCGGGCAGGGCGGCGCCCCAGCGCACGAAATGCGTGCCCTGTTCGACCAGCCGCTGCAGGCGGTCGCGCGACTCGTGGTAGTCGCCATAGCCGAGCAGGATGATGCCGTCGGCCTTGTTGCTGTCCTCGTAATCGGCCTGCCAGTCGGTGGACAGCTGCTGGAACGAGACCAGCAGGTCCTGCCCGTGCAGGGCGCAGGCGCGGGTGATCGAGCCGAGCATCGAATGGAAGAACGGGTTGATCAGTGAATCGTCGTTGGTTGGGTCTTCGAAGAACAGCAGGGCCAGGGTGCCGGCGTTGCGCAGGCGCAGGCTGGAAGCGTTCTTGTCGACCTTGTAGTTCAGCTCGCGGGCGATGCGCAGGATGCGCTCGCGGGTCTCGGCGTTGACCATCGGGCTGCCGCGCAGGGCCCGCGACACGGTCGGCTGGGAGACCCCGGCCAGGTGGGCGATGTCCAGGGAGGTGGCTTTGCCTTTGATGGTCATGTGCGAACGGCAGGGGGCAGGTGGAAGGTGCCCGGGCATGATGCCATGGGCAGACGCGAATGCCCTTGCAGGCGTCCGTCGGGGCGGCGCTAAGTCATTGCCGTACAAGGAAATCAGTCTGAGCCCTGGCTGCGGTCAGGGACTTCTGACCGGGCGGATGGCGGCGGCAATGCTAAGATGCATCGTTCTCGCATTCCCCCAAATTTCAACAGGGGCGGCCCAGCGTACTGCACCCCTGCCCGGGGCTGTGCTATCACTGGCGGTCTGCCCTTGGACAACGGACGAAGGTACCTATGGCGCGCGGCATCAACAAAGTCATCCTGGTCGGCAATCTCGGCAACGACCCGGACGTGAAGTACACCCAGGGCGGCATGGCGATCACCCGCATCAGCCTGGCCACCACCAGCGTCCGCAAGGACAAGGATGGCAATCAGCAGGAACGTACCGAATGGCACCGCGTGGTGTTCTTCGGCAAGCTCGGCGAGATCGCCGGCGAGTACCTGCGCAAGGGCAGCTCGGTCTACGTCGAAGGCAGCCTGCGCTACGACAAGTACACCGGCCAGGACGGCGTGGAGAAGTACTCCACCGATATCATCGCCGATGAAATGCAGATGCTGGGCGGCCGCGGTGAAGGCGGCGGTGGTGGCGGTGGCGGCAACTACGGCGGCGATCGCCCGCAGCGCCAGCAGGCCCCGCGCCAGGAGTACGGCGGCGGTGGCGGCGGCCAGCGTGGCGGCCAGGGCGGTGGTTATGGCAACCAGGGCGGCAACCAGGGCGGCAACCAGGGCGGTGGCTACGGCAACCAGGGTGGCAACCAGCGCCCGCAGCCGCAGCAGGCGCCGCCGATGGACGACTTCGCTGACGACGATATTCCGTTCTAAGGAACACGCGAGTCACAAAAAAAGCCCTGGCATCTGCCGGGGCTTTTTTTATTGAGCTTCGTGCCGCTAACGTAAACTGATGGAGGGCAAGCAATGACAGAATGGATCCAGCACCAGTTTGCAGTGCTCAAGGCGTTGCCCATGTGGATCAGTTTCACCGGGTGCGCGCTGATAGCGGCAGGGGGGAGTCTCGCAGCGTATGCGGTGGCCGAACGCCTGTGCAATGCCCGAACCTATGCAATCACGCCGACTCGAGCGATGGAGCTGCTCTTCGCTGGCGTCTTGATCTCGTTGTTCTCGCCGATTGCGATGCGGATCGTCAACGGTGCGATCTACTCGTATCAGTTTGATGTCGCGTTGCTGTTCTACTTCGGGCCACTGATCCCCCTGGGCGTATGGCTTGTGGGTGTAATCATTGTGGGACGGGTCATGGTAGCCTCGAAACCAGAGCTTGAGGGGGGCGAAGCTCGCGATCAGTACAGATACAACCTTGAAGAGATCGGCCGATCGCGATATGGCCTGCACATCACGCCTCGACATCACAAACGCTGCTGCCGAATTTTTCGCATGCAAGTGTTCTGGCGCAAACCCTCAATTTCGAACGTGGGTGTGATGGCGAGGAGCACGTTGAAGACCTGCCTAATCAGTGAGCTGCAGTCGGGGGACACGGTTGAGATCGTTACACCCAATCAAAAGCTGGCCAAGTTGGTTGAATGGATGGCGGCGACCGGCATGCCAGCCGGCTACACCATTGCATCCATAGAGCGCCGGCTCGGGCGCGTGACAATGATGCTGGGTTATCTCAGCGGTTGCGGTTGGTCGTGGAGAACTGCGCTGAAGAACCCTTTGGTCAGAGGTTTCGAGATCACGAGGTCATGAACGTTGGAACTGCACCAGCACATGTTGATGCAGTTGGTGATGCCTCTTGCCTGACACGGTATCGGGAAGCAGAAATGGGTGGAGGGACTGGCCAGAATGAGACTGATTGAGTTGAAATTTTCCACGGTCTACGCGTCGACAAGGAAGTGGGGGATCTACGGATTCCGTTTGGTCTGTTGAAGAAGGAACGGTCGACGTGCTCTTTAAGTGAATGATTCAGTGTTTTTACCGCTCGACGGGTTTGGAGCTGAGTCATCAAATGTGCACAACCGTTCTGATCGAAAGCTCGTTCGCAGCAGAAAAGTAAGCCCCGCTCATGCGGGGCTTTTCTTTTTGCGCGATGTCGACTGCGTTGTGCTTCGCAGCATCAGTTTTCGTGCACCGCGACTTGCAAACAGGCAAATTCCTCCCCTATGGTGCAATCGATTGCATCGCTGTGAATTGTTGCGTTTGATACCGGTTGGGAGGCCGGAAGGTGGATGACCATCCATTCGATCAGACCGGCTCCTCCGAGGGGGCTCACGCGGCGCGATGCGCTGCGCATCGCAGTTGCCGGCGGCATTGGCCTGGGGGCCGGGACGATCGCGGGGACATTGCCCGCATTCGCCGCCACTGCACCGCTGAAGGGTAACCTGAAGCACTCCGTCGCCCGCTGGACCTTCCCGCAGCTGTCCGTCGCCCAGCTCTGCGCGACGGTGAAGGACATCGGCTTCGCCGCGATCGACCTGGTCGGCCCGGAAGACTGGCCCACGCTGAAGGCGAATGGCGTGTACAGCTCGATGTGCAACGGCGCGGAGCTGGGCCTGACCAAGGGCTTTGCCGGCCGTGAGTTCCACGACCAGCTGGTGGAGCGCTACACGCGGCACATCGATCTGGTGGCCGATGCCGGTTACCGTAATCTCATCTGCTTCTCAGGCAACCGCAACGGTATGGATCCGCAGGAAGGCATGGCCAATGCGGAGGCTGGCCTCAAGCGCATCCTCGGGCATGCCGAGAAGCGCGGTGTGGTACTGGTGATGGAGCTGCTGAACTCCAGGGTCGACCACCGCGACTACCTGTGCGACCACTCTGCGTGGGGCGTAGAGCTGTGCCAGCGGCTGGGCTCGGACAACTTCGGCCTGCTCTACGACATCTATCACATGCAGATCATGGAAGGCGACATCATCGCTACCATTGGAAAACACCACGCCTGCTTCAAGCATTACCACACCGCAGGCGTGCCTGGCCGGAACGAGATCGGAGACCAGCAGGAGCTCCACTATCCGGCCATCTGTCGCGCGATCCGCGACACCGGTTTCAAGGGGTATCTGGCGCAGGAGTTCACGCCTGCCGCGCCCGATCCCGTTGCCTCATTGCGCGAGGCGATCCGCCTCTGCGACGTCTGAAACGATATCCACCCAGGTAAGAAACCCATGGCAGATAATCACTACGACGCCATTGTTGTTGGCTCGGGAATCAGTGGCGGTTGGGCGGCGAAGGAGCTGACCGAGAAGGGCCTGAAGGTCCTGATGCTGGAACGCGGACGCAACATCGAGCACGTCAAGGATTACGTCAACGCGATGAAGGAGGCGTGGGATTTCCCGCACCGCAACCGGCCAACGCAGGCGATGAAGGCCGCGTTCCCGGTGCTGATGCGCGACTACGGACTGGCCGAGAACCTGGATGGAATGTGGGCCAACGAACAGGACTCGCCCTACATCGAGACCAAGCGCTTCGACTGGTTCCGCGGCTACCACGTCGGCGGTCGCTCGCTGCTGTGGGGGCGGCAGAGTTATCGCTTCTCCGATCTGGATTTCGAGGCGAACCTCAAGGACGGTATCGCCGCTGACTGGCCGATCCGATACGCCGATATCGCGCCCTGGTATGACCATGTGGAAAAGTTCGCCGGCATCGCCGGTACGCGCGAGGGACTTGATGTGCTGCCGGACGGCGAGTTCCTGCCGCCGATCCCGTTGAACATCGTCGAGAAGGATGTGGCCGCACGTATCAAGAAGGCGTTCGGCGGAACGCGGCACATGATCCACTCGCGCACCGCCAACATCACCAAGCCGATGCCCGAGCAGGGCCGCGTCAACTGCCAGTACCGCAACAAGTGCATCCTTGGCTGTCCCTTCGGTGCCTATTTCTCGACCCAGGCGGCGACACTGCCGGCGGCGATGAAGACCGGCAACCTGACGCTGCGTCCG
This genomic window from Stenotrophomonas maltophilia contains:
- a CDS encoding ABC transporter ATP-binding protein; protein product: MLKIDSLSKTYANGVHALNNVSLDIPRGMFGLLGPNGAGKSSLMRTLSTLQEADSGSAVLSIPGETPIDVLRDKDAVRRRLGYLPQDFGVYPKVSALDLLEHFAVLKGLTQRAQRREVVDGLLQQVNLWDARKRKLGTYSGGMRQRFGIAQALLGDPRLVIVDEPTAGLDPEERNRFLNLLAAIGENVAVILSTHIVEDVTDLCPTMAIMNKGQVLLTGRPADAIDALQQQVWRKQVDPSELADHEARYVVLSTRLVGGRPVIHVHSANDPGDGFAAVAPDLEDVYFQRLRLQARARAAA
- a CDS encoding LacI family DNA-binding transcriptional regulator, translated to MTIKGKATSLDIAHLAGVSQPTVSRALRGSPMVNAETRERILRIARELNYKVDKNASSLRLRNAGTLALLFFEDPTNDDSLINPFFHSMLGSITRACALHGQDLLVSFQQLSTDWQADYEDSNKADGIILLGYGDYHESRDRLQRLVEQGTHFVRWGAALPGQPGVSIGSDNFQGGHDITTHLLQQGCRRIAFLGHASSHYPEFQERYRGHVAALQEHGLAAEPALQHDAITTEASGQEACQALLARGEPIDAICAASDLIAIGAMRALREAGLRVPQDVAVTGFDDIPLAASVSPALTTVQQDTKQAGQLLVERLLALIGRQPVDSQSIPVKLVVRESSLRR
- a CDS encoding single-stranded DNA-binding protein, producing the protein MARGINKVILVGNLGNDPDVKYTQGGMAITRISLATTSVRKDKDGNQQERTEWHRVVFFGKLGEIAGEYLRKGSSVYVEGSLRYDKYTGQDGVEKYSTDIIADEMQMLGGRGEGGGGGGGGNYGGDRPQRQQAPRQEYGGGGGGQRGGQGGGYGNQGGNQGGNQGGGYGNQGGNQRPQPQQAPPMDDFADDDIPF
- a CDS encoding hydroxypyruvate isomerase family protein, which gives rise to MTIHSIRPAPPRGLTRRDALRIAVAGGIGLGAGTIAGTLPAFAATAPLKGNLKHSVARWTFPQLSVAQLCATVKDIGFAAIDLVGPEDWPTLKANGVYSSMCNGAELGLTKGFAGREFHDQLVERYTRHIDLVADAGYRNLICFSGNRNGMDPQEGMANAEAGLKRILGHAEKRGVVLVMELLNSRVDHRDYLCDHSAWGVELCQRLGSDNFGLLYDIYHMQIMEGDIIATIGKHHACFKHYHTAGVPGRNEIGDQQELHYPAICRAIRDTGFKGYLAQEFTPAAPDPVASLREAIRLCDV